GGCCAGCGCCTTAAAGCCGCGAGAATGGCAAGAAGCAGCAGACTCACCACCAACCCGAGGTAGCCGACGTTGTCCAGCCAGTCCACTTCGGCCAGCGTGGGAAGCAGAATCAAAACCATCACTAAAAAAACCAAAAGGGCGAACATGTCAAAAACCCGTTCCAGCGCGATGGTGGCCATGGCCGCCGAGCGGGAGATCTTTCCGGTTACGCCGATGGAGTAAGGACGGATGAACTCTCCCAGCCGGAAGGGGAGCACGTTGTTGGCCATAAAACCGATCATGGTGGAGGCGTATACCTTGGAGAGGGGGATTTTGCCGATGGGGTCCAGCATCACCTTCCAGCGAAGGGCCCGCAGCCACATCCCCACGAAGGTGAAGAACAAATTGGGGAGCAAATACCAGTAGTTGGCCTCCTTCATCGCCATCCAGACCTGGGACAAATCGACTTTTCGTACGGAGAGCCACAAAAACAGAGCGCCGATGAGAAAACCCAGAATGTAGCGTTTCTTCAGCCTCCCTTTCACTTTTTCCCCGCCACTTCCTCGACCAGTTTAATCATCTCCTCGGCAGCCCGATCCCAGGAAAATTGTTGCGCCCATTCCAAAGCCCCTATTTCCAGCTTTTGCCGCAAGGCGTGATTGGACAAAACTTCCCGCAGGTGGGCGGCCAAGCCGTCAATTTGTCCATACGGGTACAAAAGCCCCGATTTTCCCGGGGAGACCGAATCCCGCAGGCCGGAGACGTCGGCGCAAACCACCGGCGTGCCACAGGCGTTCGCTTCGATATTGGTCAGCCCCCAGCCCTCTTTGAGCGAGGGGCAGACCACCACCCAGGCCTTCCGCAGCCAAGCCACTTTTTCCTCTTTCGGGACAAAACCGGTATAGGTCGTGCGGCTTTCGATGCCCAACTTGCGGGTGATGTCCGCCAAACGGGAATGATCATCTCCTTCGC
This genomic stretch from Verrucomicrobiia bacterium harbors:
- a CDS encoding lysylphosphatidylglycerol synthase transmembrane domain-containing protein — its product is MKGRLKKRYILGFLIGALFLWLSVRKVDLSQVWMAMKEANYWYLLPNLFFTFVGMWLRALRWKVMLDPIGKIPLSKVYASTMIGFMANNVLPFRLGEFIRPYSIGVTGKISRSAAMATIALERVFDMFALLVFLVMVLILLPTLAEVDWLDNVGYLGLVVSLLLLAILAALRRWPEHSRKVVERILTLFPKQIAYLGAEIFGKFLTGLSVMGSGAGVLYLSFLSLLVWALSAFNSCFMLLAFDLHLGPLAWFTWLVVVSLGIMLPAAPGFIGTYQAFTVVSLALFGVSKELALAVSVVTHAMQFLPITLAGLYHLKKEHLSLKYEAAEEVGGKA